In one Trichosurus vulpecula isolate mTriVul1 chromosome 8, mTriVul1.pri, whole genome shotgun sequence genomic region, the following are encoded:
- the LOC118828749 gene encoding olfactory receptor 4F15-like has translation MNELNHSMVSEFVFLGISNSWAIQVGLLVFASIFYVAIMVGNFFIVITVSFDSHLHSPMYFLLANLSIIDLCLSTVAVPKMISDLFCEHKAISFHGCIAQIFFIHFMGGTEMVLLISMAFDRYIAICKPLHYLTILNPKMCIFLPVSSWIIGLIHSLTQLAFVVNLPFCGPNEIDSFYCDLPRFIKLACMDTYKLEFIVTANSGFISIGSMFLLFISYIYILVTVQKHSSDGLSKALSTLSAHISVVVLFFGPCIFFYVWPFPTMPVDKFLAIIDFIITPVLNPSIYTFRNKDMKAAMRRLSSQVVSFGKIL, from the coding sequence ATGAATGAACTGAATCACTCCATGGTATCAGAGTTTGTGTTCCTGGGAATCTCCAATTCTTGGGCCATACAGGTTGGCCTCTTGgtgtttgcttccattttctatgTGGCTATTATGGTGGGAAATTTCTTTATTGTAATCACAGTGAGCTTTGATAGTCACCTACATTCCCCAATGTATTTTTTGTTGGCCAACCTCTCCATTATTGATTTgtgtctatccactgtggcagTTCCCAAGATGATTTCTGACCTATTCTGTGAACACAAAGCCATATCATTCCATGGTTGTATCGCCcagatatttttcattcatttcatgggAGGAACTGAGATGGTACTGCTCATTTCCATGGCATTTGACAGATACATTGCTATATGCAAACCTCTTCACTATTTGACCATTTTGAACCCCAAAATGTGTATTTTTCTTCCAGTGTCTTCTTGGATTATTGGCCTTATACACTCGTTGACTCAGTTGGCTTTTGTGGTGAATCTGCCTTTCTGTGGTCCTAATGAAATTGACAGTTTTTATTGTGATCTCCCTCGGTTCATCAAATTGGCCTGCATGGACACCTATAAGTTGGAGTTCATTGTCACAGCTAACAGTGGTTTCATCTCCATTGGCAGCATGTTTCTCTTATTCATCTCCTACATTTATATCTTGGTCACTGTTCAGAAACACTCTTCAGATGGGTTGTCCAAGGCTCTCTCTACTCTCTCAGCTCATATCAGTGTGGTGGTCCTATTCTTTGGTCCATGTATCTTTTTTTATGTGTGGCCATTCCCTACAATGCCAGTGGATAAATTCCTTGCTATTATTGACTTCATTATCACCCCTGTCTTAAATCCTTCCATTTATACATTTAGAAACAAAGACATGAAGGCAGCAATGAGGAGACTGAGCAGCCAGGTAGTGAGTTTTgggaaaattttataa